The Amycolatopsis nigrescens CSC17Ta-90 genomic interval GGGCGCTGGGCATTTCCGGCGGTTTCGCGACACCACTGGCGGTGCAGCTGATCGCCGGCGCGGACCTGGTGATCGGCTGGGGCTGCGCGCTGAACAACTGGACCACCCGGCACGGCGCGCTGATCGGCGAGTCGGCCGCGCTGGTGCAGGTGGACCTCGAACCGGACGCCATCGGTGCGCATCGCCCGGTCACGCTCGGCGTGGTCGGCGACGTGGCGGAGACCGCGTCGGCGATGTCCACGGCGGTGTCCACGGCATTGGACGGCCGCACCCTGACCGGCTACCGCGACGAGAAGCTGGCCGCCCGGATCGCCGGTGAGGGCCGCTGGCCGTTGCTGCCGTTCACCGAAGAGTCCGGCCCCGGCACGATCGACCCGCGCACCCTGTCCGCCGCGCTGGACGAGCTGCTGCCCGCCGAGCGGGTCCTCGCGGTGGACTCCGGCAACTTCATGGGCTACCCGAGCGGCTACCTCGCGGTGCCGGACGAGCGCGGGTTCTGCTTCACCCAGGCGTTCCAGTCGATCGGACTCGGCCTTGCCACCGCGGTCGGCGCGGCGCTGGCCCAGCCGGACCGGCTGCCGGTGGCGGCGCTCGGTGACGGGGGCGCGCTGATGAGCGTGGCCGAGCTGGAGACGGTGGCGCGGCTCGGGTTGCCGATGGTGATCGTGGTGTACAACGACGCGGGCTACGGCGCCGAAGTGCACCATTTCGGCCCGGCCGGGCACGCGCTGGACACCGTGCGCTTCCCCGACACCGATTTCGCCGCCATCGCGAAGGGATTCGGCTGCGCCGGGCTGACCGTGCGAACCCGCGCGGACCTGGCCGGGCTGACTGAATGGCTGGCCGGCCCCAGGGACCGGCCGCTGCTGATCGACGCCAAGGTGGACGGCCGACGGCCATCCTGGTGGCTCGAAGATGCGTTTCGCGGGCACTAAGGACGACCGTTGAGGAGGACCGGATGTGTGAGCACCACCCCCGCAGGACCTCGATCACCAGGGCGCAGTTCCTGAAGCTGGCCGGTGCCGCGTTCGCCGCGCCCGCCGTGCTGGGCGCGTGCAGCCCCGAACCCGCGGCCACCGGGGAACGCCTGCTGCTCGACAACGTCCGCGGCTACACGATCGCCGGCGGCGGCCTGCGCCGGTTCGCCAGCCTGCTGGTCGCCGCGGATGGCCGGGTGGAGGCGCTGGATCCCGGCAACACCGGGGGCGCCAGGCGGATCGACGGGCGCGGGCGGGTCTGCCTGCCGGGGCTGCATGACGCGCACGGGCACATCTGGGAGCTGGGCGCCAAGGCGACCGAGCTCAACCTGTCCGGTACCCGGTCACTGGACGAGGCGATGGGCGCGCTCCAGCGTTACGCCGCCGAACATCCGGACCAGCAGTGGATCAAGGGGCGCGGCTGGAACGAGGTGGTGTGGGGACTGGGCAGGCTGCCCACCGCCGCCGACCTCGACCGGGTGGTCAGCGACCGGCCGGTGTGGCTGGAGCGGGTGGACGGGCACGCGGCGGTGACCAACAGCGCCGGCCTGCGGGCCGCGGGCGTCACCGCGGACACCCCCGATCCCGACGGCGGCCAGATCGTGCGCGGCGCGGACGGGCAGCCGGCCGGGGTCTTCGTGGACGCCGCGACCGACCTGCTGGACGAGCACCTCCCGCCGCTCGGCGAACAGGACCACCGGCAGCACCTGGAGGCCGTGCAGCGGCTGCTGAACAAGGTCGGGCTCACGTCGGCCAGCGACGCCGGCGCGGAGGCGGACCAGGTCGCGGTCCTGCGCAAGGAAGCCGACGCGGGCACGCTTTCCGTGCGCTTCAACGAGTTCCTGTCCTGGGACGCGTTCAGCGAGGTCGGCGCGGACGTGCGGACCGACTCGGTGGCGAACGACCTGCTGCGCATCCGCACGGTGAAGCTGTACGTGGACGGCGCGCTGGGCAGCCGCGGCGCCGCGCTGATCGACCCGTATCTCGACGCGCCGGACACCCGCGGCCTGCCGCAGCTGTCCGCCGAGGAGCTCAACGAGCAGGTGCGGAGCATCATCGACGGCGGGTACCAGTGCGCGGTGCACGCGATCGGCGACCTCGGCAACCGCATGGTGCTCGACGCGTACGAGCGGGCGCTGGGCGACGGGCCGTCCCAGCTGCGGCACCGGGTCGAGCACGTGCAGGTGGTCGCGCCATCGGACATCCCCCGGTTCAAGAAGCTCGGCCTGATCGCGTCGATGCAGCCGGTGCACGCGACCGACGACATGAACATGGCGGAGGACCGGGTCGGCCCCGACCGCATCGCCGGCGCCTACGCCTGGCGCAGCTTCCTCGACCAGGGCACCGTGATCGCCGCCGGCTCGGACTTCCCGGTGTCTTCGGAGAACCCCTTCGACGGCCTGCACGCCGCGGTAACCCGCACCGACCGCGAAGGCAAACCGGCGGGTGGCTGGTACCCGAAACAGGCGATGACGATCGTGGAGGCGGTGCGGGCATTCACCCTGGACGCCGCGTACGCCGCGCACCAGGAGCACGTGCTCGGCTCGCTGGAACCGGGCAAGTGGGCCGACTTCATCCTGCTCGACCAGGACCCGTTCGCCCCCGAACCCGGCCGCGCGCTGTGGCAGACCGGCGTGCTGCAAACCTGGGTCGGCGGCCGCCGGGTCGGCGACTACGGCACCCTCTGAGTCACCAGTGCGACCGGATTTCCTGTCTCAGATATTTCCCTGCGACCAGCGGGGCAATGATCACGAGAAAACGTTTCAAATCCGGCGCTAATCCGAACAATGGTCGGCGATTAACCAACCTAAAACCTCGGAACCAAAACAATCATGGCCAAGCTTCACTCATTTGGAGGAGTGTTTGGCCGCACATCCACCCCTAGAGTCCCTGATCGGTAAGCCCTGGGGAATTGAGCAAACTCGACTTCGAGCCGCATCATCATCGGCTCAATACCAATACTAGATCATTTAACGACTTTCACACCTGCCGGGGCCGGAAACCCGGGGAACGCCGCACAGCCGCGCGCGATGAACGCCACGGCCTTCGAAGGGGGTTCGCATGAAAGTCCTGCTCGTCAATCCCAATGTGCTGACGCCGGAAGTGTTCCCCGCCGGGATGGAGTACACGGCGGAGCACCTGATCCGCGAAGACCGGCACGACATCTCGATCCTCGACATGAACGTCTCCGACGAGATCGACGCTTCGGTCCGGCATCAGGACCTGGTCCTGATGGGCGTGCGCAACGTGGACAGCGGCATGGACAACGAGGCACCCGAACTGCCCCTGATCCGCTCGATCGTCGAACGCTTCCGACAGGTCTACACCGGGCCGATCGGCATCGCCGGGTCCGCGGTCAACCTGAGCCCGGAGGGTGTGCGCGATTACCTCGGCATCGAATACGCCTTGGTATCCAAGGGTTTCGGCGCGGTCGACCAGTTGCTCGCCAACCTGGACAAGGACGTCGTCCCGCCCGGCATCATCCGTGACTACTCGCGCTGCGTCGGCGGCGAGTTCGAGCGCAACGTGATCGACAAGGCGTTCTACCTGAAGGACGGCGGCCGGATCGGCGTGGCCACCAAGTTCGGCTGCCCCTTCCGCTGCCAGCACTGCGACTATCCGGCGATCGACGGACGGGTGATCACCATGCGCCCGCCGCAGGAGGTCGTCGAGGAAGTGCGCAATCTGCACCGGGCCGGGGTGGACAAGATCTTCTTCGCCGACGCCCAGTTCAACCTCCCGGTCAAGCACGCCATCGCGATCCTCGAAGGACTGCTCGACGAGGACCTGAACGAAGTGGACTGGGACGGCTTCATCAACCCGCACAAGGCGGCGTTCAACGAGCGCCTCGCGCACCTGTACAAACGCTTCGGCAAGGAGCAGGTGCACTTCGGCATCGACAGCCTGTCCAACCGGGTGCTGCGCGAGCTGCGCAAAGGGTTCACCGTCGACGACGTCCGCAACGCGGTGCGGATGTGCCGCGAGCACGACATGGAGGTGAGCTGCAGCCTGCTCTTCGGCAGCCCGTCGGAGACGCTCGAGTCCGTGCGGGAGACCTTCCAACACATCGACGAGATCGGCTTCAACTATGTGGACGTGAGCCCCCGGATCCGCATCTACCCGGAGACTCCGCTCTACGAAATCGCGGTCGAGCAGGGCATCGTGCCCGCCGGCGACCCGCTGCTGCACCCGGTGTTCTACCCGGTGGCCCGCGAGGTGCTGGAGACCGTCTTCGAGATGTCCGACGCGCGGCCGGAATGTCACGCGGCCGGGCTGGTCCAGTACTTCTCGTTCGACGAGATCCACCTTCCGACCGAGGGCCTGAAGGCCACCGGCGGGGCGGCGTTGCGGGAGCAGACCGCGATCCGGGTCAAGACGGTGATGGCCAGGATTCTCGACCTGGCCGTGTCACCCGAGCAGATCCAGGACGACCAGTCGCTCTACACCTCGGTGATCGGGCTGGACTCGATCGGGCTGCTGCAGGTACTGGTGGCGCTCGAAGCCGAGTTCGCCTGCCACATCGACGACGAGGACGTGATGGCCGCGGACCTCAAGGACGTCGCCAGCCTGGTACGGCTCGTCGAGGACAAACTCGCCGGTGAAAGATGACAGCCTCCTCGAAGACCGCGAACACCATGCCGCGCACCCAGTTCCTGCTCGGGGCGGACGACGTGCCGACGCATTGGTACAACATCCTCGCCGATCTCCCCTTCCCAGTGCCCCATGAGCGGCGGGCGCGCGCCGACGGCACGTCCAACGGGCAGCGCCTGGTGCCGCAGCTCCCGCTATCGCTGTACCGGAGCAGCGTCAGCCTCGAGCCCCGCATCGAGATCCCCGAGCCCGTGCGGGACGAGTACCGCCGCTGGCGGCCGACCCCGCTCTACCGGGCCTGGCACCTGGAACGGCTGCTCGACACCCCGGCTCGCATCTACTACAAGTACGAAGGCGCCAGCCCGGCCGGCAGCCACAAGCTGAACACCGCCGTGGCACAGGCATACTTCTACCGCCGAGCGGGCATCGAACACGTCACCACCGGCACCGGTGCCGGCCAGTGGGGCACCGCGCTCGCCATGGCCTGCCAGAGCTTCGGCCTCGGCTGCACCGCGTACATGGTGCGGTGCAGCCATACCCAGAAACCGTACCGCCACCTGTTGATATCGGCGCACGGCGCGGACGTGGTCGCCAGTCCCAGCACCCGTACCGAGGTCGGCAGGGCGGCGCTGGCACGGGACCCGGACACCGACGGCAGCCTGGCCATCGCCAACGCCGAGGCGATCGAGCAGGCCCGCGGCGGGGACTCCTGCCGGTTCTCGGTCGGCAGCGGCGAGAACCACGTGCTGCTGCACCAGACGGTCATCGGTGAGGAGGCGCTGCTCCAGATGGAGCTGACCGGCGACTTTCCGGACGTGGTGATCGGCTGCATGGGCGCGGGCAGCAACTTCGCCGGGCTGGCGTTCCCGTTCTACCGCGAGAAGATCCGCCGCGGGCTGGCCACTCGGCTGGTCGCGGTGGAGCCGGAAGCCTGCCCGAAGCTGACCCGGGGCATCTACGCGTGGGACTACAACGACTTCTCCGGCGTCACGCCGATGACCAAGACCTACACCCTCGGGCACCGGTTCGTCTCCGCCGGCATCCACGCCGGCGGGCTGCGCTACCACGCGGCCGCGCCGATCGTGAGCGCGATGTACCACCACGGCGCGATCGAAGCCGTGGCCTATCCGCAGCGCGCGGTCTTCGAAGCCGGTCTTCGGTTCATCCGCAGCGAAAAAACGGTGCCCGCGCCGGAGTCGGCGCACGCCATCCGATGCGCGGTCGACGAGGCGCTACGGGCTCGCGAGGAGGGCAGGCCGACGGTGATCCTGTTCAACCTCAGCGGACACGGCCTGCTCGACCTTTCGGCCTACGAGCAGTACCTGAGCGGGCAGATGCAGGACTGCGCCGCCACCGACGAGCAGGTACACCGGTCGCTGGCCACCATCCCCGCCGCGGAACGCGAGTGAGGAGATGGACTTCACCTGGAGCGAGGCGCAGTCGGCGCTGTACCAGCGGCTGCGGACGATGGCGGCCCGTGAGCTCGCCGAGGACGTGGTCGGCCGTGACCAGGCACAGGAGTTCTCACCGGGCGGCTGGAAGCGGTGCGCCGCCGAGGGCGTGCTGGGCCTGCCCATCCCGCCGGAGTACGGCGGCCTCGGCTGCGACCCGGTGACCTGCGCGCTCGCGTTGGAGGGCCTCGGCTACGGCTGCCGCGACAACGGCCTGCTGATGTCGGTAGGCGCGCACGTGTGGGCGGTCGAGGTGCCGATCTGGCTGTTCGGGTCGGCCGAGCAGAAGCAGCGGCTGCTGCCGGAGCTCTGCGCGGGCCGGATGATCGGCGCACACGCCATCACCGAGCCGGAGTCGGGATCCGACGCGCTGTCGCTGAGTACGCACGCCCGGAGCGGCGACGGATGCTACGTGCTGAACGGGCGAAAACGCTTCGTCACCAACGGTCCGATCGCGGACGTCATGATCGTGTACGCGACCATCGACCCGGACCTCGGCTTCACCGGCGTCACCGCCTTCCTGGTGACACGAGACCAGCCTGGCCTGCGGATCGAGCCCGGCCCGCCGAAAGCCGGATTGCGCACGGCGCCATGGGCGGAGCTCGTCCTGGAGAACTGCGAGGTGCCGATCGACCGCCGGCTGGGCGCGGAAAAGCAGGGCCGGACCATCTTCGCCACCACCATGGCCTGGGAGCGCGCACTGATCCTGGCTCCGCTG includes:
- a CDS encoding thiamine pyrophosphate-binding protein, producing MSTGTVAELVGRTLTGLGVRQVFGVVGSGNFHFTNALVAGGARFVAARHECGAATMADAFARTSDQVGVLSVHQGPGLTNAMTGIAEAAKSRTPLLVLSAEVTSPLSNFAVDQEALATAVGAVAERVHSAATAERDLRQAFRRAGRERRTVLLNLPLDVLAAPAEPAGTPVRAEPPRQPLAPESRTELAELIASAERPVFIAGRGARGARSELERLADDCGALLATSAVANGLFRGNPWALGISGGFATPLAVQLIAGADLVIGWGCALNNWTTRHGALIGESAALVQVDLEPDAIGAHRPVTLGVVGDVAETASAMSTAVSTALDGRTLTGYRDEKLAARIAGEGRWPLLPFTEESGPGTIDPRTLSAALDELLPAERVLAVDSGNFMGYPSGYLAVPDERGFCFTQAFQSIGLGLATAVGAALAQPDRLPVAALGDGGALMSVAELETVARLGLPMVIVVYNDAGYGAEVHHFGPAGHALDTVRFPDTDFAAIAKGFGCAGLTVRTRADLAGLTEWLAGPRDRPLLIDAKVDGRRPSWWLEDAFRGH
- a CDS encoding amidohydrolase gives rise to the protein MCEHHPRRTSITRAQFLKLAGAAFAAPAVLGACSPEPAATGERLLLDNVRGYTIAGGGLRRFASLLVAADGRVEALDPGNTGGARRIDGRGRVCLPGLHDAHGHIWELGAKATELNLSGTRSLDEAMGALQRYAAEHPDQQWIKGRGWNEVVWGLGRLPTAADLDRVVSDRPVWLERVDGHAAVTNSAGLRAAGVTADTPDPDGGQIVRGADGQPAGVFVDAATDLLDEHLPPLGEQDHRQHLEAVQRLLNKVGLTSASDAGAEADQVAVLRKEADAGTLSVRFNEFLSWDAFSEVGADVRTDSVANDLLRIRTVKLYVDGALGSRGAALIDPYLDAPDTRGLPQLSAEELNEQVRSIIDGGYQCAVHAIGDLGNRMVLDAYERALGDGPSQLRHRVEHVQVVAPSDIPRFKKLGLIASMQPVHATDDMNMAEDRVGPDRIAGAYAWRSFLDQGTVIAAGSDFPVSSENPFDGLHAAVTRTDREGKPAGGWYPKQAMTIVEAVRAFTLDAAYAAHQEHVLGSLEPGKWADFILLDQDPFAPEPGRALWQTGVLQTWVGGRRVGDYGTL
- a CDS encoding radical SAM protein translates to MKVLLVNPNVLTPEVFPAGMEYTAEHLIREDRHDISILDMNVSDEIDASVRHQDLVLMGVRNVDSGMDNEAPELPLIRSIVERFRQVYTGPIGIAGSAVNLSPEGVRDYLGIEYALVSKGFGAVDQLLANLDKDVVPPGIIRDYSRCVGGEFERNVIDKAFYLKDGGRIGVATKFGCPFRCQHCDYPAIDGRVITMRPPQEVVEEVRNLHRAGVDKIFFADAQFNLPVKHAIAILEGLLDEDLNEVDWDGFINPHKAAFNERLAHLYKRFGKEQVHFGIDSLSNRVLRELRKGFTVDDVRNAVRMCREHDMEVSCSLLFGSPSETLESVRETFQHIDEIGFNYVDVSPRIRIYPETPLYEIAVEQGIVPAGDPLLHPVFYPVAREVLETVFEMSDARPECHAAGLVQYFSFDEIHLPTEGLKATGGAALREQTAIRVKTVMARILDLAVSPEQIQDDQSLYTSVIGLDSIGLLQVLVALEAEFACHIDDEDVMAADLKDVASLVRLVEDKLAGER
- a CDS encoding TrpB-like pyridoxal phosphate-dependent enzyme, whose product is MTASSKTANTMPRTQFLLGADDVPTHWYNILADLPFPVPHERRARADGTSNGQRLVPQLPLSLYRSSVSLEPRIEIPEPVRDEYRRWRPTPLYRAWHLERLLDTPARIYYKYEGASPAGSHKLNTAVAQAYFYRRAGIEHVTTGTGAGQWGTALAMACQSFGLGCTAYMVRCSHTQKPYRHLLISAHGADVVASPSTRTEVGRAALARDPDTDGSLAIANAEAIEQARGGDSCRFSVGSGENHVLLHQTVIGEEALLQMELTGDFPDVVIGCMGAGSNFAGLAFPFYREKIRRGLATRLVAVEPEACPKLTRGIYAWDYNDFSGVTPMTKTYTLGHRFVSAGIHAGGLRYHAAAPIVSAMYHHGAIEAVAYPQRAVFEAGLRFIRSEKTVPAPESAHAIRCAVDEALRAREEGRPTVILFNLSGHGLLDLSAYEQYLSGQMQDCAATDEQVHRSLATIPAAERE
- a CDS encoding acyl-CoA dehydrogenase family protein, translating into MDFTWSEAQSALYQRLRTMAARELAEDVVGRDQAQEFSPGGWKRCAAEGVLGLPIPPEYGGLGCDPVTCALALEGLGYGCRDNGLLMSVGAHVWAVEVPIWLFGSAEQKQRLLPELCAGRMIGAHAITEPESGSDALSLSTHARSGDGCYVLNGRKRFVTNGPIADVMIVYATIDPDLGFTGVTAFLVTRDQPGLRIEPGPPKAGLRTAPWAELVLENCEVPIDRRLGAEKQGRTIFATTMAWERALILAPLLGAMQRQIDDCLRFAQRRRQFGRRIGSFQSVAHAIADMQVRLESARLLTYRAAAELDGTAGGSMFPEMAKLQTSEAAVQTFMAALEIHGGHGYTVDAEIERDLRDALGTRISSGTSAMQRTVIAGKLGLRQGSTP